From Citricoccus sp. SGAir0253, a single genomic window includes:
- the sufB gene encoding Fe-S cluster assembly protein SufB, producing MTDQITKENADPGVISEVLEKNPELQAIGAYQFGWSDQDVAGANARRGIDESVVRDISAKKDEPEWMLNLRLKGLKYFERKPMPTWGADLSGIDFDNIKYFVRSTEGQAKTWEDLPEDIRNTYERLGIPEAERERLVAGVAAQYESEVVYHQIREDLEAQGVIFLDTDTGLKEHPEIFKEYFGSVIPVGDNKFAALNTATWSGGSFVYVPKGVHVEIPLQAYFRINTENMGQFERTLIIADEDSYVHYIEGCTAPIYNSDSLHSAVVEIVVKKNARVRYTTIQNWSTNVYNLVTKRAVAEEGATMEWIDGNIGSKVTQKYPAVYLTGEHAKGETLSIAFAGAGQHQDTGSKMVHLAPNTSSSIVSKSVARGGGRAAYRGLVQVMDGAKGSANSVVCDALLVDTISRSDTYPYIDIREDDVTLGHEATVSKVSEEQLFYLMSRGMSETEAMAMIVRGFVEPISRELPMEYALELNKLIELQMEGSVG from the coding sequence ATGACCGATCAGATCACCAAGGAGAACGCCGATCCGGGCGTGATCTCCGAGGTCCTCGAGAAGAACCCGGAGCTCCAGGCCATTGGCGCCTACCAGTTCGGCTGGTCGGACCAGGACGTGGCCGGCGCCAACGCGCGCCGCGGCATCGACGAGAGCGTGGTGCGCGACATCTCGGCGAAGAAGGACGAGCCCGAGTGGATGCTCAACCTGCGGCTCAAGGGCCTGAAGTACTTCGAGCGCAAGCCGATGCCGACCTGGGGCGCCGACCTCTCCGGCATCGACTTCGACAACATCAAGTACTTCGTGCGCTCCACCGAGGGCCAGGCCAAGACCTGGGAGGACCTGCCGGAGGACATCCGCAACACCTACGAGCGCCTCGGCATCCCGGAGGCCGAGCGTGAGCGGCTCGTGGCCGGCGTCGCCGCGCAGTACGAGTCCGAGGTGGTGTACCACCAGATCCGCGAGGACCTCGAGGCGCAGGGCGTCATCTTCCTCGACACGGACACGGGCCTGAAGGAGCACCCGGAGATCTTCAAGGAGTACTTCGGCTCCGTCATCCCGGTGGGCGACAACAAGTTCGCCGCGCTGAACACCGCCACGTGGTCCGGCGGCTCCTTCGTGTACGTGCCCAAGGGCGTCCACGTGGAGATCCCGCTGCAGGCCTACTTCCGCATCAACACGGAGAACATGGGCCAGTTCGAGCGGACGCTGATCATCGCGGACGAGGACTCCTACGTGCACTACATCGAGGGCTGCACCGCGCCGATCTACAACTCCGACTCGCTGCACTCGGCGGTCGTGGAGATCGTCGTGAAGAAGAACGCCCGCGTGCGCTACACGACCATCCAGAACTGGTCCACCAACGTGTACAACCTGGTGACCAAGCGGGCCGTGGCCGAGGAGGGCGCGACCATGGAGTGGATCGACGGCAACATCGGCTCCAAGGTCACCCAGAAGTACCCGGCCGTGTACCTCACGGGGGAGCACGCCAAGGGCGAGACCCTGTCCATCGCCTTCGCCGGCGCCGGGCAGCACCAGGACACCGGCTCCAAGATGGTCCACCTGGCCCCCAACACGTCCAGCTCGATCGTCTCCAAGTCGGTGGCCCGCGGTGGTGGCCGCGCCGCCTACCGCGGCCTCGTCCAGGTCATGGACGGCGCCAAGGGCTCGGCCAACTCGGTCGTGTGCGACGCGCTGCTGGTGGACACCATCTCCCGCTCGGACACGTACCCGTACATCGACATCCGCGAGGACGACGTGACGCTGGGCCACGAGGCCACCGTCTCCAAGGTCTCCGAGGAGCAGCTCTTCTACCTGATGAGCCGCGGCATGTCCGAGACCGAGGCGATGGCGATGATCGTGCGCGGCTTCGTGGAGCCGATCTCGCGCGAGCTGCCAATGGAGTACGCCCTGGAACTGAACAAGCTGATCGAACTGCAGATGGAAGGATCGGTGGGCTGA
- a CDS encoding metalloregulator ArsR/SmtB family transcription factor, producing MYSATDVDVPAEDGVEGPREGTRDRVLQAVLGHGPVSAARVGELLGLTAAAVRRHLDALSEEGAVEVKLVAGNRGAGRPSRRYVVSHVGQSRLGNDYLEVASRALGHLAEVGGPDAVRNVARERFAAVEDRYREAIGTTATLRDRAAALARVLDEEGFHASVRLVGQPGAATRHPSLRAAQICQGHCPLQEIAADFPEFCEEETELFARLLGVDVRRLATLPTGGHVCTTHVPLGREPDVPSGVGSTAAPQGTAPDQTDSGGAGAPGRPLPTDR from the coding sequence GTGTATTCCGCCACTGACGTCGACGTGCCCGCCGAGGACGGCGTCGAGGGACCCCGCGAGGGCACCCGGGACCGGGTGCTCCAGGCGGTCCTGGGCCACGGGCCGGTCAGCGCCGCCCGCGTGGGCGAGCTGCTGGGCCTGACCGCCGCCGCGGTCCGCCGCCACCTGGACGCCCTGTCCGAGGAGGGGGCCGTCGAGGTGAAGCTGGTCGCGGGCAACCGCGGCGCCGGCCGCCCCTCCCGCCGCTACGTGGTGAGCCACGTCGGCCAGAGCCGGCTCGGCAACGACTACCTCGAGGTGGCCTCCCGCGCCCTCGGCCACCTCGCGGAGGTGGGCGGGCCCGACGCCGTCCGGAACGTCGCGCGCGAGCGCTTCGCCGCCGTCGAGGACCGCTATCGCGAGGCCATCGGCACCACCGCCACCCTGCGCGACCGGGCCGCCGCCCTGGCCCGCGTGCTGGACGAGGAGGGCTTCCACGCCAGCGTCCGCCTCGTCGGCCAGCCCGGCGCGGCCACCCGCCATCCCTCCCTGCGCGCGGCCCAGATCTGCCAGGGCCACTGCCCCCTGCAGGAGATCGCCGCCGACTTCCCGGAGTTCTGCGAGGAGGAGACCGAGCTGTTCGCCCGGCTGCTCGGCGTGGACGTCCGGCGGCTGGCCACGCTGCCCACGGGCGGCCACGTGTGCACCACCCACGTCCCGCTGGGCCGCGAGCCGGACGTCCCGTCCGGCGTGGGCTCCACGGCCGCCCCGCAGGGAACCGCCCCCGACCAGACCGACAGCGGCGGTGCCGGCGCCCCCGGGCGCCCACTGCCGACTGACCGATGA
- a CDS encoding ABC transporter ATP-binding protein, translating into MPLPSPQPPREPGRPADVAVAEPVPAPAVPPRPAPAPGPVLVSLRGVHRTVRNRRRGDVHILRGVDFEARAGQVTALLGPNGAGKTTTLTLAQGLDRPDAGTVELLGRDPWRAGSALRSRVGVMLQDGGLPPSATPARLLSHVASLYREPADMPALTARLGIDEFAGRDIRRLSGGQRQRVALAAALAGRPRVVFLDEPSAGLDPVSRQLVFDLVTELKQAGLAVVLTTHLLDDAERLADRIVLLRRGLVERAGTVAELTARTGPAPLSFTVAAPLSPGALGSLPAGLALTAEGVAPETADAPGGCTYRVDGVADPAHWAALGAWWRDAGVMPTDVRLLHRSLEDVFLEVAP; encoded by the coding sequence GTGCCGTTACCCTCCCCCCAGCCCCCGCGCGAGCCCGGGCGTCCCGCCGACGTCGCCGTGGCCGAGCCGGTGCCCGCCCCCGCCGTGCCCCCACGCCCCGCCCCGGCCCCCGGGCCGGTCCTGGTGTCCCTGCGCGGGGTCCACCGCACCGTCCGCAACCGGCGCCGCGGCGACGTGCACATCCTGCGCGGCGTGGACTTCGAGGCCCGCGCCGGCCAGGTGACCGCGCTGCTCGGGCCCAACGGGGCCGGCAAGACGACCACGCTCACCCTGGCCCAGGGCCTCGACCGGCCCGACGCCGGCACCGTCGAGCTGCTGGGGCGGGATCCCTGGCGCGCCGGGTCGGCGCTGCGCAGCCGCGTGGGCGTGATGCTGCAGGACGGCGGGCTGCCGCCCTCGGCGACGCCCGCCCGGCTGCTGTCCCACGTCGCCTCGCTCTACCGCGAGCCCGCCGACATGCCGGCCCTCACCGCACGGCTCGGGATCGACGAGTTCGCCGGCCGGGACATCCGCCGGCTCTCCGGCGGCCAGCGCCAGCGCGTGGCCCTGGCCGCGGCGCTGGCCGGCCGGCCGCGCGTCGTGTTCCTCGACGAGCCGAGCGCCGGCCTGGACCCGGTCTCCCGGCAGCTCGTCTTCGACCTGGTCACCGAGCTCAAGCAGGCCGGCCTCGCGGTGGTGCTGACCACCCACCTGCTCGACGACGCCGAGCGCCTCGCCGACCGGATCGTGCTGTTGCGCCGCGGGCTCGTGGAACGCGCCGGGACCGTGGCGGAGCTGACCGCGCGGACCGGTCCGGCCCCGCTGTCCTTCACCGTGGCCGCTCCCCTGTCCCCCGGCGCGCTCGGCTCCCTGCCCGCGGGCCTGGCCCTCACCGCCGAGGGCGTGGCGCCGGAGACGGCGGACGCCCCGGGCGGCTGCACCTACCGCGTGGACGGCGTCGCCGACCCCGCCCACTGGGCCGCCCTCGGCGCCTGGTGGCGGGACGCCGGGGTGATGCCGACCGATGTCCGCCTGCTCCACCGGTCCCTCGAGGACGTCTTCCTGGAGGTCGCCCCGTGA
- a CDS encoding ABC transporter permease, translating to MTVHPSPAAPSPRPLAPTAHEGPSNARSLARRVAAQGRYETVTALRNGEQLLISLILPVMALFGVVWAGLLDRPGVAGVDVAVPGVLALAVLSSALTGQGIATGFDRRYGVLAYLSTTPLGPAGLVLGKAVAVLGVLALQVVVIGGAGLVLGWRPEPSGLAWTALFLLAGAAAFTALGLLIAGTARPEATLALTNLLWVVLGAVGGVVFPLPSSGWLAAGAQFLPSAALGDGLRAASVSGTGDVVALLTLAAWAVLATAGALRWFRWR from the coding sequence GTGACGGTCCACCCTTCCCCCGCGGCGCCGTCGCCGCGCCCGCTCGCCCCCACGGCCCACGAGGGCCCGTCCAACGCCCGGTCGCTCGCCCGCCGCGTGGCCGCCCAGGGCCGCTACGAGACCGTCACCGCGCTGCGCAACGGCGAGCAGCTGCTGATCTCCCTGATCCTGCCGGTCATGGCGCTGTTCGGCGTCGTCTGGGCGGGGCTGCTGGACCGCCCGGGCGTGGCCGGGGTGGACGTGGCCGTGCCCGGCGTGCTGGCCCTCGCGGTCCTGAGCTCCGCGCTGACCGGCCAGGGCATCGCCACCGGCTTCGACCGCCGGTACGGGGTCCTCGCCTACCTGTCCACCACTCCCCTCGGCCCCGCCGGGCTCGTCCTGGGCAAGGCCGTGGCGGTGCTCGGCGTCCTGGCCCTGCAGGTGGTCGTGATCGGCGGGGCCGGGCTCGTGCTCGGCTGGCGCCCGGAGCCCTCGGGGCTGGCGTGGACCGCCCTGTTCCTGCTCGCCGGGGCCGCCGCGTTCACGGCCCTGGGCCTGCTGATCGCGGGCACCGCCCGGCCGGAGGCCACGCTCGCGCTGACCAACCTGCTGTGGGTCGTGCTCGGCGCCGTGGGCGGGGTCGTGTTCCCCCTGCCGTCCTCGGGCTGGCTCGCCGCCGGCGCCCAGTTCCTGCCCTCCGCGGCCCTCGGCGACGGCCTGCGGGCCGCCTCCGTCTCCGGGACCGGCGACGTCGTGGCCCTGCTGACGCTCGCGGCCTGGGCCGTCCTGGCCACCGCCGGCGCCCTGAGGTGGTTCCGGTGGCGCTGA
- a CDS encoding heme A synthase: MSTPTQSPSPRTAAGAGTPASRRRGLPRDITRTTYWLAVVSLVTEIGIIVTGGAVRLTKSGLGCPTWPRCTPESLTNTPEMGIHGYIEFGNRTLTFVVGLAALAVLLWVWNLRRTHPGIFWISVGMLACIPAQAVVGGITVLTGLNPWVVAVHFLVSSVMVSFATLLVNRVAAEWRHREDPSRPVTLVDGETTRLSRAMGWVVFGAGWAVLYLGTVVTGTGPHGGDADAPRHAFDPLVVTRIHALPVYLMTAAAVVLLVAVLRQRSSRLQRVSAWTLLAAIVYQAGIGYTQHFTGLPIGLVLLHMLGTGLVVWAMTTAWDRQVSRYRVRPAAVATAG; encoded by the coding sequence GTGAGCACCCCCACCCAGTCGCCGTCCCCCCGCACCGCCGCCGGGGCCGGCACCCCCGCGTCCCGCCGCCGGGGCCTGCCGCGGGACATCACCCGCACCACGTACTGGCTCGCCGTCGTCTCGCTCGTGACGGAGATCGGCATCATCGTCACGGGCGGCGCCGTGCGGCTGACCAAGTCGGGCCTGGGCTGCCCCACGTGGCCGCGGTGCACCCCCGAGTCGCTGACGAACACCCCCGAGATGGGCATCCACGGGTACATCGAGTTCGGCAACCGCACCCTGACGTTCGTGGTCGGCCTCGCGGCGCTGGCCGTGCTGCTGTGGGTCTGGAACCTGCGCCGGACGCACCCGGGCATCTTCTGGATCTCCGTGGGCATGCTCGCCTGTATCCCGGCGCAGGCCGTGGTCGGCGGCATCACGGTCCTCACCGGGCTCAACCCCTGGGTGGTGGCCGTGCACTTCCTCGTCTCCTCGGTCATGGTCAGCTTCGCCACGCTGCTGGTGAACCGGGTGGCCGCGGAGTGGCGGCACCGCGAGGACCCCTCCCGGCCGGTCACCCTCGTGGACGGCGAGACCACGCGGCTGTCCCGGGCGATGGGCTGGGTCGTCTTCGGGGCCGGCTGGGCCGTCCTGTACCTGGGCACCGTGGTCACGGGCACGGGGCCGCACGGCGGGGACGCCGACGCGCCCCGGCACGCCTTCGACCCGCTCGTCGTCACCCGGATCCACGCCCTGCCCGTGTACCTCATGACGGCCGCCGCCGTGGTGCTGCTGGTGGCGGTGCTGCGCCAGCGCTCCTCGCGGCTGCAGCGCGTCTCCGCCTGGACGCTCCTGGCCGCGATCGTCTACCAGGCCGGCATCGGCTACACGCAGCACTTCACCGGCCTGCCGATCGGGCTCGTGCTGCTGCACATGCTCGGCACCGGCCTCGTCGTGTGGGCCATGACCACGGCGTGGGACCGCCAGGTGTCCCGCTACCGGGTGCGGCCCGCCGCGGTCGCCACCGCCGGCTGA